Genomic DNA from Pedosphaera parvula Ellin514:
ATTGCTCTGCCGTCCATATCGCACTCCGTGGGTGCATCCTTATCCCGATAAAGTTTAAGTCGGGCTGGTCTTTGGCCTTTCCTAATGATTGCGCGGGAATAAACTCGGCGCATGAAATCGCGATTGTTTGCGTCTGCCAAGCCGATCATTGGGATGATCCATGTGGGAGCATTGCCGGGTACTCCGGCCAATCATCTTTCGCTCGGCAAAATAACTGAAATCGCCGTGCAGGAGGCGAAGATATATCGCGATGCCGGCGTGGATGGGATTGCCATCGAGAACATGCACGATGTTCCTTATCTGCGGGGCGGTGTGGGACCAGAAATTGTTTCCTCCATGACCATCATTGGCCAGGCGGTGAAACAGGCTTTTTGCGGCGTAACGGGTATCCAAATACTTGCAGCGGCGAATCGTGAGGCCATGGCCGCGGCGCATGCGGCGGCCTTGGATTGGGTGCGTGTCGAGGGGTTTGTGTTTGCGCATGTGGCGGACGAGGGATTTATTAATTCGTGTGCGGCCGAGTTGTTGCGTTATCGCAAACAGATTGGCGCGGAAAAAGTGCAGGTATGGGCGGATATTAAAAAGAAGCATTCCTCCCATGCGATCACCGCGGATATTTCACTCGGCGAAACGGCGCATGCGGCTGAATTCATGCGGGCAGATGCTTTGATTGTGACCGGTCCTGTCACTGGCAGGCCACCGGTCCCCGCAGATGCGGAGGAAACGAAAGCACACACTCATCTTCCTGTTATTTTGGGTTCAGGAATGAATGAAGCAAACATCGGACAATTTCTGCCAGTGGCGGATGGATTTATTGTCGGTTCCTCTTTCAAGAAAGCGGGAGATTGGAACAATCCTGTGGATTCCAGGAAGGTCAAGGCATTCATGAAGCGGGTAACAGCTCGCTGATCGGCGGCATATGAGAACCCTTCTTTTTTTCGGACTGGCGTTAATGATGGCGAAATTGACTGCTGCCGAGGTGCTCATCGTGGCGGACGAATTTCCCGCCATGGAAGTATTGGCTGGAAAGTTAAGAAGCGAGGAACATCTGGAGAGTAAGCTGATCGCACAACAGAACCTGCCCGAACAGCTAAGGAAGTACGACTGCGTGATTGTTTACATTCACAAGGCACTTTCGGAAAAGGCGGAGGATGCCTTCATTGATTATACTAAAGCAGGTGGAAAGCTTCTGGTGCTTCATCATTCCATCAGTTCCGGCAAGAGGAAAAATCCACATTGGTTTTCATTTCTAGGCGTGGCATTGCCGGAGGGCGATGTTACGGAAGGCGGCTACAAGTGGATTGAAGGGGTAAAACTCGAATTGGTTAATCTCAATCCACATCATTTTATTATGACCAACCGTGTTGTGTATCCGGTAAAGATCGCCTACACCAGCACGAACGCACCGGTTGCGAGTGAAGCTTTGCCCGGGTTTGCTCTGGATGATTCGGAGGTTTATTTGAACCATGTGCATGAGGATGCACGGATTTTGCCGATGGGGCTCAGATATGTGGACGCAAAGGCTGCCAAGACCTATATGCAGGACCGGGCGGGTTGGATTAAGTCGGCAGGCAGGGGGCAAATCATCTATCTCATGCCGGGGCATCGTAAGGAAGATTTTCAAAATCCGACCTATGCCAGAATTGTGCTTAATGCGGTGATCTACAAACCGTGAGAACAGGTTGTTCCTTGCCAATTAACGGATCTTTGTGTTCTCTATATGCATTGGCAATGGGGTTTGCCTTCTCGGTCAACGAGAGAACCGCCTGATTATTTCGGTGCTGATAACTCCTATTGGTACTCAAGTCGTGTACTAACAGGACAACTTATGCCGAAATACAAAATTAAATTTAAATGCTTAATAG
This window encodes:
- a CDS encoding BtpA/SgcQ family protein, with amino-acid sequence MKSRLFASAKPIIGMIHVGALPGTPANHLSLGKITEIAVQEAKIYRDAGVDGIAIENMHDVPYLRGGVGPEIVSSMTIIGQAVKQAFCGVTGIQILAAANREAMAAAHAAALDWVRVEGFVFAHVADEGFINSCAAELLRYRKQIGAEKVQVWADIKKKHSSHAITADISLGETAHAAEFMRADALIVTGPVTGRPPVPADAEETKAHTHLPVILGSGMNEANIGQFLPVADGFIVGSSFKKAGDWNNPVDSRKVKAFMKRVTAR
- a CDS encoding ThuA domain-containing protein encodes the protein MRTLLFFGLALMMAKLTAAEVLIVADEFPAMEVLAGKLRSEEHLESKLIAQQNLPEQLRKYDCVIVYIHKALSEKAEDAFIDYTKAGGKLLVLHHSISSGKRKNPHWFSFLGVALPEGDVTEGGYKWIEGVKLELVNLNPHHFIMTNRVVYPVKIAYTSTNAPVASEALPGFALDDSEVYLNHVHEDARILPMGLRYVDAKAAKTYMQDRAGWIKSAGRGQIIYLMPGHRKEDFQNPTYARIVLNAVIYKP